ACCCTGGAGGTCTGCTGCCTAGCTGTCCTCCTGAGCTCCCCATTCACCCTTATGCTCAGGGGCTCTCCCTGCCTGTTGTGCTGGGTCCCATGTTATCTTCTTTTCCGTTTCTCCTTTTAGTAAAGTACAACCTCCAGTTGCTTCCTGAGGGGTAGTCTTGAGACATGTATCTGAAAAGATCTCAATTCATACTTGCATAGCATTTGgctaggtatagaattctagattggaaatattttctctcagattTTGAAGGTCTTCATTATCTTATAGCTTCAAAGGTTGGTGTGGAGAAGTCTGATGAATGTTGAATTCCTAAAGCTcagacttttttgtttgtatcTCTGGAAGTGTTTAGGTTCCGCTCTGTCCTCGGTGCTGTGAAATTTCTTGACAACAAAATCAGGGGTGAGTCCCCTTCATTCATTGTCCTGAACACTTGATGTTTCCTTCTCTACTGGAAACTCATGTTCTTCATCTCTGAGAACTTGTCttgacaaaaaagaaatgtatttatttgacatCTCTCCCTGCCTCCTAGTCTGTTGTCTCTGCTGCCTCTTTCAGAAACATCTAAACAATTTAGCTGTtggagctcctgacctcttctctgttctttctggaaaatttttttttcaagtttagcTTGTATACTTTGATTAGATTTTGCATTCctattattatgttatttttattttaaggcaaggtctctttctgttgcccaggctggagtgcagtggcaggatcatagttcactgcagccttgttcccagactcaagtgatcctcctgcctcaacctcccaagcagctggaactacaggtgtgtgccaccacacccagctagtatttcaattttttgtacagacagggtcttagGTGGCCCAGACTGAtgttgaactcctaggctcaaacagtcctcctgccttagcctaccaaaatgctgggattacaggcatgagctgcggCATCTAGACTATATTTTTGTCAAGAATTAGTGGTGGTGGgtgtttgaacatttttattttagagcctCCTATTCTTATTTCATGAATGGAAAGTTTTATCTTTCTAAAGATATcaattatagattttttaaaaaagacagtttcactcttgttgaccaggctggagtgcaatggcgtgatctcacctcactgcaacctccaattcccaggttcaagcaattctcctgccttagcctcccaagtagctgggaccacgaccagctaattttttgtacttttagtagagacggggttttcaccatgttggccgggctggtcttgaacgcctgacctcaggggatccacatGCCTccgcctcgcaaagtgctgggattacaggcatgagccactgtggccggtTCAATTATAGATTTTTTAGGTTGAGGTGTTGACagatctcacctcagccttttctctctccttgtcATGCAGCCCATAGGGGAGACTGTCAGGCCAGTGTGGGGACTAATGAATAAATGCTACACTGTGCCCACTCAGGTGGGTAAGGGCTGGCACTCCTCTAcccctggagtgcggtggctatGTTGGCCCCCTTGGCAGACACAGTAAGGGGGACTGCACCTGGAGAGGATGGGCCAGTCAGGGAAGGACTGCTCGCCACTCATAGCTGTGTGTCacccctcccacctctctctgTGGAGATGCAAAGTCAAGAGTAGGAAGAAGCCAGCCTCTGAGGTAAGGCTTCCCCTGGAAGGCTCAGGGCTGGGGCTCTCTCCTATCAGAGCTCAGTTAGACCCAGACACATGGCAGGGAGTCCCAGGGGTAGTGGCGGGCCCCCTCCAGGAAACTCACAAGGTTACCACAGCTCAACTGAAAAGGAAGAACTTCACAGGACTGGGACACCCCAGTGTGAGAACGGGAGGATGAGGTGCTCTGAAGGCCTTTCTGCCCACAGTCTGCCCTCTTATTCCTCCTGCAGGTCGTGATCCCCAGGGGACCTGGAGGACTGAATGATGCTGCCCCCGAGGAGACTGCTCTCTTGTCTTAGGAGGGAGAGCAGGTGAAGTCCCCATGGGAGGAAGCACCTAGCCCCATTCCTGCTGAGCAAGAAGAGGTGGCAGGGACCCCAGACTGGGAGGTAAGGACAGCCTGGGGCTTCAACTGGAATGTCTCCAGCATGGGTCCGACTGAGCAGCCACGGAGCACTGCAGAGTGGGAGGCAGCGGGGCAGGGAGGCAGTACTGGAGGCTGGCTCAACCTTAAGACCAGCAGGCCAAGCTGCTGTCCCAGGGGAGTGAGGACATCTGTGCAGAGCTGAGAGGCAGCAGCCATGTGTGAACAGACTGCGCCTCATCCTGGCCCCACCGACTTCTTGCAGACAGAGCCTGTTTCCCTGTCTGTGTAACACAGAACCTGCCTGATCTCACTGCTgggttcctcttcctcctgccaggaaaataaaaaggttcAAAAGGAAATTGCTGGGTATCCATCTGGTAAGACCACCGGCCCAGCGTGCTGCAGGGCGCTGCTTCCACACTACTTCTCAGCGACTGCTAGGGTCACACATACCCCAGCCCTTTCCCGCCTTCCTGAGCTGTGGAGGGGAGGGAAACAGCCCAGGAGTCAGGTAACTGGACCTTCCTAGGAGCCTCCTTGGGTGGGCAGGAACTCCGGGCCACTCCCCTGAGCTGGCTGCATCCCTACCTTTCACCACAGCTGACCTGGCCCCCGGGCATCTCAGAGGGAGGTTTGCTCCCAGCAGGGGACTCAAAAGGCTGCCGGTTTCTACTTTGCAGAGGCCTCTGAGGACAGCAAAGAGCATAAGGCCCTGGGACTGGTTCCCCGTGCTCATGACAGAGCTGTGCCTGGACTGGCTCTCAGCCTCCAACACCCTCAAGACTCAGAACTGTGAAGAAAAAGTTTCTAGTAATTCCAAGAGTTGCTGCTGCTATAGGCCCTGCTGCTGCCTTTTGGGGCCTCCGTCTTCAGAGAAACCCAGTGTGGCTTCATCCACACTCCCTGTCCCCACAGCTGCAGGAACAGCACTTCCTGCTACCGAGCCACGTCACCACAATGGATTGTCTCTGGAAGGGACAAGGGGGCCCTGGCCGGCCTTCCGACTGACTCGGTGCCAGGGGATGGACCAACGTCCCTCTCGTGCTGACAGCCGGGCCGCACCCTGGCAAGAGGGCATTTACAGAAATGCTGGCAGGAACCGCTGCCAGGGATGCTGTAGGGTCCTCTGGCAAAAGAGGTCTCAAGTGGCTTCTCAGAGTGTCTGTGGTTCTCTATCCCAGGCTGTTCCCTAAGAGGGTCTGCCCAGGACTCAGGTAAGCAGATGCTCATTAGAAACTTGGGCACTGCCTgtgtgcccagcccagcccattATGTCGGTGAGGACAGAGGTCCCTGCCTTTGGTGGGCTCCAGGCCAGCAAGGGCTACAGCCCCAGAAGGCAGAGCAGGAAGATAGGACTCAGGGCAGCTGAAGCAGCCTTCTCATTGGCAGAAGGGAAACAGAAGCCCAGGGTCACATGGGgtaatggcagagccaggactaggGTCAGGGTCTCTGGCTCTCAGCTTGCCCatgccaccacctcctcctctgcCCGCCCCAGTGCCTCATAGGCCCAAGGTTGACTCCTGTCCCTAGGGCAGGCCTGTGGCCCACAGGGCTCATGCATGGCCCCTGGCCAAGCCTGTGGGCCCTGCCTGACCCCCTACCGGGAGGATGACACCTAGGGTTGGAGCCCAGCAAGTAttctccagctccagcctggccCCGAGGGCAAACTTGCCACTGGTCAGGGGTCTGGACAGCGGCATGTCTGAGGACCCAGAGAGGTGGCCAGTCGTGTGGTGAGGTGACAGAGGCTAAGGACGGTGGCTTAGTCCTGGGCTTCCATGGGGCCTTGGGGCCTTCCCAGGGAACGTTCTGGCACCTGCTGACTGAGCTCTGGGAGGTAGCCCTGGCATATAAGTCCCTGATGCCATGATTTGTCTTCCTTTTTGGAGTGTCATATATGAAAGAGGTAACTGTTGTGATGGTGCTGGTGGGACCGCTGCCGCTGATGGAGGGTGGGCTGAGTTAGGCCTGAAATGTGGGCCTCCAGGCTGAGTCCTGCCCTCTCCACCACACTCAGCGCTGACACCTCTAGTCAGCCCATTCTGGCTCCTTCCCCCAGATGCCAGAACAATGTAGTTCTTGTCACCAATCTGGGCAGAGTTGGGTCAGTGGGGGACATGGGATTATGGGCAAGGCTAGCTGACATCTGCTTAACCTCAATATACCCGTCTCAAACGCGGCCAGGTGGTGGGGTAAGCAGGAATGAGGCAGGGGTGGGACTGCCCTGGGAAGGATGTCCCCAACCAGGGCCTGGGCAGGGGACCCAAGTTGGAACTACCACATTGCTTTATTGTACCTCAGGGCCCCTGGCTAGGGAGCAGGCTGGGGACTAGGTACCCCATTCTAGCGGGGCACAGCACAAAGCTCGTAGGGGGATGGGGTCACCAGGAAAGCAAAGACACCATGGTGGCTGGGCCGGGGCTGTCCGGCGGGCACCGAGAAGCTGAAGCGCTGCAGCAGGCaggtgaagaagaggaagagctcCATGCGGGCCAGGGGCTCCCCGAGGCATGCACGGCGgcctgtggggaggggaggggtgtcaGTGAGCCTGCCTCCCGGGCAGGACCCCTGCAAGATTCCACAGAAGGGGACAGGGAGCTGGGCTCCCCACAGGCACCTGCTGAGAAAGGCAGGAAGGCCTCTGGCTTCACAAAGTGGCCCTGAGCATCCAGAAAGTGTTCGGGGTGGAAGCGGAAGGGCTTCTCCCAGACGGCCTCATCCTTCAGCACTGATGACAGGTTGGTGAAGAGCGTCGTCCCCTGGGCAGGAGATGCAGGGTGAGAGTGGGGACTGGGCTCTAAGATGTTGGTACCCCTGCCACCAAACACATGGGGGAcacacactgcctggcacacagctggACTCTCAACTAGTCCTGCACCTGACAAGCTCCTGGGCACCCTCTCTGACCCCATGGCAGGGCGCAGTCACACCTCTCAGGGGCACCCACGCTGCTCCCTCTCCCTACAGGCATTGGGTCGTCCGACATTCTGGCAGGTCCTGATCTGTCTTCCCTACTAGACTGGGGTTCTGTATGGACAGGCTAGCCCTGCCTCTACTCTGGACCCCACAACCAAGCTGTGACAGTTGATGTGATGGCATTAAGGGACTGGGTGGCCAGGGTTCCTAGACTGGGCCCACCTGGTAGTGGCCATGCTGGGGCTACCACCAGGGACTGGTGTTGAGCTGGGGTGAGGAGGGCTCCAGGCCTACCTTAGGGATGAGGAAGCCCTGTAGTTCGATGTCACGGGATGTCATATGGGTCACACCCAGGGGGACGATGTCCCCAAAGCGCTGCACCTCATGAATCACGGCAGTGGTGTAGGGCATGCGAGCCTGGTCACCCATCTCAGGTCGCCGCACCTGCCCTATCACGTCGTCGATCTCCTGTTGGACACGGCCTGGACAGACATGCATCCCCACAATGGGTCAGCACCTAGGGGGTAGCCCTGACACTCTGCCTCCTGTGTTGGAGGAGGTCAGACTTACAGGAGCCTGTTCAAGACTGTGCTGGGAGCCCCGGGTGTCCCAGCTAAGTTCACGGGCCCCCACCTGTACCCTTCCTCCCTCGCCCCCTGCACTCGGCCCCAGCTGGACTCACGCTGCACATCCGGGTGCAGGATCATGAGCAGGAGGCCCCAGGCCAGCGTGGTCGAGGTGGTCACCATCCCAGCAGAGAACAGGTCAGCCACCACTATGCGCAGGTTCTCTTCATTGAAGCTACTCTCAGGGTTCCCCTTGGCCTGAGCAGGGCCAAGAGGGTGCTCAGGGGACATATTGGGGTAGCCCCCTAATGACCTCCCATTCTGTACCTATCAGCCCAGATG
This is a stretch of genomic DNA from Papio anubis isolate 15944 chromosome 16, Panubis1.0, whole genome shotgun sequence. It encodes these proteins:
- the LOC101013973 gene encoding uncharacterized protein LOC101013973 yields the protein MTELCLDWLSASNTLKTQNCEEKVSSNSKSCCCYRPCCCLLGPPSSEKPSVASSTLPVPTAAGTALPATEPRHHNGLSLEGTRGPWPAFRLTRCQGMDQRPSRADSRAAPWQEGIYRNAGRNRCQGCCRVLWQKRSQVASQSVCGSLSQAVP